Proteins encoded by one window of Sciurus carolinensis chromosome 12, mSciCar1.2, whole genome shotgun sequence:
- the LOC124961416 gene encoding ubiquitin carboxyl-terminal hydrolase 12-like, translating into MVLDLEQLHKKMSSSVRKQQGANASALEKEIGPEQFPVNEHYFGLVNFGNTCYCNSVLQALYFCRPFREKVLAYKSQPRKKENLLTCLADLFHSIATQKKKVGVIPPKKFITRLRKENELFDNYMQQDAHEFLNYLLNTIADILQEERKQEKQNGRLPNGNIDSENNNSTPDPTWVHEIFQGTLTNETRCLTCETISSKDEDFLDLSVDVEQNTSITHCLRGFSNTETLCSEYKYYCEECRSKQEAHKRMKVKKLPMILALHLKRFKYMDQLHRYTKLSYRVVFPLELRLFNTSGDATNPDRMYDLVAVVVHCGSGPNRGHYIAIVKSHDFWLLFDDDIVEKIDAQAIEEFYGLTSDISKNSESGYILFYQSRD; encoded by the exons ATGGTGCTGGACCTAGAGCAGCTACACAAAAAAAT GAGCAGCTCAGTAAGGAAGCAGCAGGGCGCCAATGCCTCGGCATTAGAGAAAGAGATTGGTCCAGAACAGTTTCCAGTTAATGAGCACTATTTTGGATTAGTCAATTTTGGGAATACCTGCTACTGCAATTCAGTTCTTCAAGCACTTTATTTTTGTCGTCCATTTCGGGAAAAAGTTCTAGCATACAAGAGTCAGCCTAGGAAGAAGGAGAACCTTCTTACGTGCTTAGCAGATCTCTTCCATAGCATAGCCACTCAGAAGAAAAAGGTTGGAGTAATTCCTCCGAAGAAGTTCATAACAAGATTAcggaaagaaaatgaactttttgACAACTACATGCAGCAAGATGCCCATGAATTCTTAAATTACCTACTAAATACAATTGCTGATATTTTACaagaagagagaaagcaggaaaaacaaaatggtCGTTTACCTAATGGAAATATTGATAGTGAAAATAATAACAGCACACCAGACCCAACGTGGGTACATGAGATTTTTCAGGGAACATTAACTAATGAAACCAGATGTCTTACTTGTGAAACTATAAGCAGCAAAGATGAAGATTTTTTAGACCTTTCTGTTGACGTGGAACAAAACACATCAATTACTCACTGTTTAAGGGGCTTTAGCAACACAGAAACTCTGTGCAGTGAATACAAATATTACTGTGAAGAGTGTCGTAGCAAGCAGGAAGCACATAAACGGATGAAAGTTAAAAAACTGCCTATGATTCTAGCTCTGCACCTGAAGAGATTTAAATATATGGATCAACTTCATCGATACACAAAACTTTCTTACCGGGTAGTTTTTCCTTTAGAACTCCGTCTGTTTAACACTTCAGGTGATGCGACCAATCCTGACAGAATGTACGACCTAGTTGCTGTTGTGGTTCACTGTGGAAGTGGTCCCAATCGAGGCCATTATATTGCAATAGTTAAGAGTCATGACTTTTGGTTGTTGTTTGATGACGACATTGTAGAAAAAATAGATGCACAAGCTATTGAAGAATTCTACGGGTTGACATCAGATATCTCAAAGAACTCTGAGTCTGGTTACATCCTTTTCTATCAGTCTCGGGACTGA
- the LOC124961417 gene encoding alpha-1,6-mannosyl-glycoprotein 4-beta-N-acetylglucosaminyltransferase-like, with product MHSCLWRCIIVAVSLVILRFYFQENKEHVDYGTKLKEKKEILQQTVREQINSEVSNHLEVFRELQKNSPLLQHANYELLAGALPKEKKLLTVGISSVQRPQGSYLLDTLQSLFQASSEAELETMVVLVHLSDPDPEWLGQAVANISDLFEPHIEARELLVIHGLLDGSPLRNVNQSSPCEELDFRQKVDYALLMNFASNLSDYFLLMDDNVQCTLYFVSSIYWALSAWKEYPWVIVEFSNLRFSGKVFHSGDLSRLASFFLLFHEHTSAHLLLSRFHLLLAQNSPIHLSPSMFYHMGNYSELEATCFPVEKDKVFGEPDNPTAIVLTDMVSMLNIIPLYAYVLNEESYTTLDPIEGNHLTVILDRPQKILRIVVLTGTEENGMYHLQKGRVLLGYDIMEQPKHCVRYSLLGPLVGGNLDQRVFYDEDSMEKLSCIRLEVSASQEHWLVIRQIKVWTDPEDEES from the exons ATGCACTCTTGCCTGTGGAGATGTATCATAGTTGCTGTGTCCTTAGTCATCCTGAGATTCTACTTTCAAGAGAATAAAGAACATGTTGACTATGGTACAAAATTG aaggaaaagaaggaaatccttcAGCAGACAGTTCGGGAACAAATCAACTCTGAAGTCAGTAACCACCTGGAAGTTTTCAGGGAGCTGCAGAAAAACTCCCCTCTGCTCCAGCATGCCAACTACGAACTCCTGGCTGGAGCCCTTCCCAAGGAAAAGA AACTGCTGACAGTGGGCATCTCCTCAGTGCAACGCCCCCAAGGGAGCTACCTCCTGGACACCCTGCAGTCCCTGTTCCAAGCTTCCTCCGAAGCTGAGCTGGAGACTATGGTGGTGCTGGTGCACCTGTCAGACCCTGACCCTGAATGGCTGGGCCAAGCAGTTGCCAATATTTCAGACCTCTTTGAGCCACACATTGAGGCCAGGGAGCTGCTTGTGATCCACGGACTTCTGGATGGCTCCCCACTGAGGAATGTAAACCAGTCCTCACCCTGTGAAGAACTTGATTTCAGGCAGAAAGTGGATTATGCCCTCCTCATGAACTTTGCAAGCAACCTCTCTGATTACTTCCTGTTGATGGATGATAATGTTCAGTGCACCCTCTATTTTGTTTCTTCCATCTACTGGGCATTATCAGCCTGGAAAGAATACCCTTGGGTGATTGTGGAGTTCTCCAACCTGAGATTCTCTGGGAAAGTTTTCCACTCTGGTGACCTCTCCCGCCtggcctccttcttcctcctcttccatgaGCACACTTCAGCTCACTTACTTCTCTCTAGATTCCATCTTCTCTTGGCTCAAAATAGTCCAATTCATCTCAGTCCCTCCATGTTCTACCACATGGGTAATTATTCTGAATTGGAGGCCACATGCTTTCCTGTGGAGAAGGACAAGGTCTTTGGTGAGCCAGACAATCCCACTGCTATTGTCCTCACTGACATGGTGTCGATGCTGAATATCATTCCACTATATGCTTATGTTCTGAATGAGGAGTCCTACACTACCTTGGATCCCATAGAAGGCAACCACCTCACAGTGATTCTGGATAGACCACAAAAAATCCTCCGAATCGTGGTGCTGACAGGCACTGAGGAAAATGGGATGTATCACCTGCAAAAGGGCAGAGTACTGCTGGGCTATGACATCATGGAGCAACCCAAACACTGTGTTCGTTATTCCCTGCTAGGGCCACTGGTAGGAGGAAATTTGGACCAGAGGGTATTTTATGATGAAGATTCTATGGAGAAGTTGAGTTGTATACGACTGGAGGTGTCAGCATCTCAAGAGCACTGGCTTGTGATCAGGCAGATCAAAGTCTGGACAGACCCTGAGGACGAGGAGAGTTAG